From Rhodanobacteraceae bacterium, the proteins below share one genomic window:
- a CDS encoding UDP-glucose 4-epimerase, with translation MTAKKTILVTGGAGYIGSHVVLQLVEAGERVVVLDDLSTGFREAVIGAELVVGNVGDGELVSKVLREHDIDTVMHFAARTIVPESVADPLRYYGNNTCATRNLLECCRDAAVKQIVFSSTAAVYGIPEGGKASEDTPTAPINPYGSSKLMSEWMLRDLAAAGGPRYVALRYFNVAGCDPQGRIGQSTKKATLLVKVACEAALGKRPRLSIFGTDYDTSDGTGVRDYIHVADLARAHLDALKYLRDGGVSTTLNCGYGHGYSVREVLDAVGRAHGAPVPFVEEPRRAGDPPSLIAVSDRIRDTLGWQPRYDDLDFIARTALEWERQLPLS, from the coding sequence ATGACCGCAAAAAAAACCATCCTCGTCACCGGAGGCGCAGGCTACATCGGCAGCCATGTGGTGCTGCAGCTGGTGGAAGCCGGTGAACGGGTGGTGGTACTGGACGACTTGAGCACGGGTTTTCGCGAGGCCGTGATCGGCGCGGAACTCGTGGTCGGCAATGTCGGCGATGGCGAGCTTGTTTCAAAGGTGTTGCGCGAGCACGACATCGACACCGTGATGCACTTTGCCGCGCGCACCATCGTGCCGGAGTCGGTTGCCGATCCCTTGCGTTATTACGGCAACAACACTTGCGCGACGCGCAACCTGCTGGAGTGCTGCAGGGATGCGGCGGTCAAGCAGATCGTGTTTTCCTCGACGGCCGCGGTGTACGGCATCCCCGAAGGCGGCAAGGCCTCCGAGGACACGCCCACCGCGCCGATCAACCCGTACGGCAGTTCGAAGCTGATGAGCGAATGGATGCTGCGTGACCTCGCCGCGGCGGGTGGACCTCGTTACGTCGCGTTGCGCTACTTCAATGTGGCGGGCTGTGATCCGCAGGGGCGGATCGGGCAATCGACGAAAAAAGCCACGCTGCTGGTGAAGGTCGCCTGCGAAGCGGCGCTCGGCAAGCGCCCACGCCTTTCCATTTTCGGCACCGACTACGACACGTCCGACGGCACCGGCGTGCGCGACTACATCCATGTCGCCGACTTGGCCCGCGCGCATCTCGACGCCCTGAAATATCTGCGCGATGGCGGTGTCTCCACCACGCTTAATTGCGGCTATGGACACGGCTATTCGGTGCGCGAGGTACTCGACGCCGTGGGGCGCGCGCATGGCGCGCCGGTGCCGTTCGTGGAGGAGCCGCGCCGCGCGGGTGATCCTCCATCACTGATCGCGGTGTCGGACAGGATTCGCGATACCTTGGGCTGGCAGCCTCGATACGATGATCTGGATTTCATCGCGCGCACCGCGCTCGAGTGGGAGCGGCAGTTGCCGCTGTCGTGA